A stretch of the Chlamydia pecorum E58 genome encodes the following:
- a CDS encoding lipoate--protein ligase family protein, giving the protein MRSLPKCILLDFQGLPIFKQLQIEEALLRVADQNFCIFNRAVSDSVVLGISRDPNQDTYLSRLQENNIPVIKRYSGGGTVFIDEDTLMVSWIMNSDQAFEDPQSILSWTYALYAPMFPNTFSIQENDYTLGEKKIGGNAQYIQKHRWVHHTTFLWDMNLEKLEYYLPLPKKQPKYRNQRSHKHFLTTLHPWFPDKEAFFTQLKNLIQPRFSWQELTDSDLENLLARPHRKSSMHLYT; this is encoded by the coding sequence ATGCGCTCTCTTCCTAAATGTATACTTCTAGATTTCCAAGGTCTGCCGATCTTCAAGCAACTACAGATTGAAGAAGCTCTTCTTCGTGTTGCAGATCAAAATTTTTGTATCTTCAACAGAGCAGTCTCTGACTCTGTAGTCTTGGGGATCTCTAGAGATCCAAATCAAGATACGTATCTTTCTCGCCTACAAGAAAACAACATCCCTGTTATCAAACGCTATAGCGGAGGAGGAACAGTATTTATAGATGAGGATACTTTAATGGTTTCCTGGATTATGAATTCCGACCAGGCCTTCGAAGACCCTCAAAGTATATTATCCTGGACGTATGCTCTTTATGCACCCATGTTCCCAAACACCTTCTCTATTCAGGAAAACGACTATACCCTAGGAGAAAAAAAAATTGGAGGGAACGCTCAGTATATCCAAAAACACCGTTGGGTGCACCACACAACGTTTTTGTGGGACATGAATCTAGAGAAACTAGAATATTACCTTCCTCTTCCGAAAAAGCAACCAAAATATAGAAACCAACGCTCCCATAAGCACTTCCTCACCACACTTCATCCATGGTTTCCAGACAAGGAAGCGTTCTTTACTCAGCTAAAAAACCTCATACAACCGAGATTTTCTTGGCAAGAGCTTACAGACTCCGATCTTGAAAATCTCCTTGCGCGCCCCCATCGCAAATCTTCTATGCATCTATACACATAG
- the grgA gene encoding GrgA family transcription factor, with the protein MYFTREPVIETVITSREGYKLSVRNTKHFSQDPFIVEAIEVVSLGRICFFRNCDQSKPFMVPAGDYEVMEIRDAKINLKAIGLDRGIKIAGGREALIKLTKSSSTAASSNSVNSGTVEEVAVDAGAPSFNAGKKEKKEGRKDKDFHKGSESWKEKKRHSSRKNIKEISEVVDSSQEMLGSVTEEGWEGSSENPANEKKFSLLPPPSKLISEVISQAVEDTTTVSSADLNESLQALVQESDEVISALLSTNDVAHFPEEVALEQPKDTPSVSLSPETDM; encoded by the coding sequence GTGTATTTTACAAGAGAACCAGTTATAGAAACCGTTATTACTTCTCGTGAAGGATATAAATTATCAGTACGAAATACAAAACACTTTTCTCAAGATCCCTTTATTGTTGAAGCAATAGAGGTTGTTTCCTTAGGAAGAATTTGTTTTTTCCGTAATTGTGATCAAAGCAAGCCTTTTATGGTCCCCGCGGGGGATTATGAAGTTATGGAAATCCGAGATGCGAAGATCAATTTGAAAGCTATAGGTCTGGATCGCGGAATTAAAATTGCAGGGGGGAGAGAGGCTTTAATTAAGTTAACGAAGTCTTCCTCGACTGCAGCGTCTTCTAACAGTGTAAATTCTGGAACTGTAGAGGAGGTAGCTGTGGATGCTGGAGCGCCTTCTTTTAATGCAGGGAAGAAAGAGAAGAAAGAAGGACGCAAAGATAAGGATTTTCATAAGGGGAGCGAGAGTTGGAAAGAAAAGAAAAGACATTCTTCTCGTAAGAACATCAAAGAAATTTCTGAGGTTGTGGATTCTTCTCAGGAAATGTTGGGAAGTGTAACGGAAGAAGGATGGGAAGGGTCTTCAGAAAACCCTGCAAATGAGAAGAAGTTTTCCTTATTACCACCTCCTTCTAAGTTGATTTCTGAGGTGATTTCTCAAGCAGTGGAAGATACCACAACGGTCTCTTCTGCGGATCTTAATGAGTCCTTACAAGCATTAGTACAGGAGAGTGATGAAGTAATTAGTGCTTTGCTCTCCACGAATGATGTGGCTCATTTCCCTGAAGAGGTTGCTTTAGAGCAGCCTAAAGATACTCCTTCTGTTTCTTTATCTCCAGAAACGGATATGTAA
- a CDS encoding DNA-directed RNA polymerase subunit alpha, which yields MSENLQNLLYDKFELPESVKMLSMEGFSTDTHARFVAEPLEKGMGHTLGNALRRALLIGLEAPAIISFSMTGVLHEYMAIEGIIEDVTNIILNLKSALLKKHPMQGSEEGRSTQLLKSSISIDASDLAAVGGQKEVTLGDLLQEGGFEAVNPEQVIFTVTQPMQLDITLRVAFGRGYTTSERIVLEDKGVNEIVLDAAFSPVCLVNYYVEDTRVGQDTDFDRLILQVETDGRITPKEALAFSTQILTKHFSIFEKMDEKRIVFEEAVSIEKENKDDILHKLILGINEIELSVRSTNCLSNANIETIGELVIMPEPRLLQFRNFGKKSLCEIKNKLKEMKLELGMDLSQFGIGLDNVKEKMKWYAEKIRVKGTKG from the coding sequence ATGTCAGAGAATTTGCAAAATTTACTTTACGACAAGTTTGAGTTGCCAGAATCGGTTAAAATGCTTTCGATGGAAGGATTTTCTACGGATACGCACGCTCGCTTTGTTGCCGAGCCTTTAGAAAAAGGGATGGGTCATACTCTTGGCAATGCTTTAAGAAGAGCTTTATTAATCGGTTTAGAAGCTCCAGCAATTATTTCATTTTCTATGACCGGAGTTTTGCATGAGTATATGGCCATAGAAGGTATTATAGAGGATGTAACTAATATTATTTTGAACCTGAAGAGCGCTTTATTGAAAAAGCATCCAATGCAAGGGTCTGAAGAAGGAAGGTCTACACAATTGCTGAAATCCAGTATTTCTATTGACGCTTCAGATTTAGCTGCTGTTGGCGGGCAAAAAGAAGTTACTCTTGGAGATTTATTGCAAGAGGGAGGGTTTGAAGCTGTAAACCCAGAGCAGGTGATTTTTACTGTAACCCAGCCAATGCAATTAGACATTACTTTGCGGGTTGCTTTTGGGCGAGGGTATACTACTTCTGAGCGTATTGTTTTGGAAGATAAGGGCGTGAATGAGATTGTTTTAGACGCGGCTTTTTCTCCTGTCTGTTTAGTGAATTACTATGTAGAAGATACCCGTGTAGGTCAGGACACGGACTTTGATCGGTTGATTTTACAAGTAGAAACAGATGGCAGAATTACTCCAAAAGAAGCTCTTGCATTTTCTACGCAAATTTTGACAAAGCATTTCTCTATTTTTGAAAAGATGGATGAGAAGCGTATCGTCTTTGAAGAAGCTGTTTCCATCGAAAAAGAAAATAAAGATGACATTCTTCATAAGCTGATTTTAGGAATTAACGAGATAGAGCTTTCTGTAAGGTCGACAAACTGTTTATCTAATGCAAATATTGAGACTATTGGAGAGCTTGTCATTATGCCTGAGCCTCGTTTGTTGCAATTTAGAAATTTTGGGAAAAAATCTCTATGTGAAATCAAGAATAAGCTTAAAGAGATGAAGCTTGAGTTAGGCATGGATCTAAGTCAGTTTGGTATTGGTTTAGATAATGTAAAAGAAAAGATGAAGTGGTATGCCGAAAAAATTCGCGTAAAGGGTACTAAGGGGTAA
- the ruvC gene encoding crossover junction endodeoxyribonuclease RuvC, translating into MTQLIMGVDPGTIAAGYAILRVEARYQLSAHSYGVVRLSPKLLLSQRYKKLFLEISKVLEDVSPDVLVLETQFVSKNPQSTIKLGMARGVVLLAAALKEIPIVEYTPNVAKKAVVGRGGASKQQVQLMVSKMLGLPELVQPDCEDIADAFALAICHTHMHSYASLGVL; encoded by the coding sequence GTGACACAATTAATTATGGGAGTTGACCCAGGAACGATCGCTGCAGGTTATGCGATTCTTCGTGTAGAGGCGCGCTATCAGCTCTCTGCTCATAGTTATGGCGTGGTGCGTCTTTCCCCGAAGCTTCTACTATCACAGCGCTATAAAAAGCTATTTTTAGAGATCTCTAAAGTTCTAGAGGATGTCTCTCCTGATGTCTTAGTGTTAGAAACCCAGTTTGTTTCTAAAAATCCTCAGAGCACGATAAAGTTAGGAATGGCAAGGGGCGTAGTGTTGCTAGCTGCAGCTTTGAAGGAAATCCCTATAGTTGAATATACCCCTAATGTGGCAAAGAAAGCTGTTGTGGGTAGAGGGGGGGCTAGCAAACAGCAGGTGCAGCTCATGGTGAGTAAGATGTTGGGATTGCCTGAGCTGGTACAACCTGATTGTGAAGATATTGCGGATGCATTTGCCTTGGCGATATGCCACACACATATGCATAGCTATGCGAGTCTAGGAGTGTTATAA
- the rpsH gene encoding 30S ribosomal protein S8, producing the protein MGMTSDTIADMLTRIRNALRAEHVYVDLEHSKMREAIIKILKSKGFIAHYLVKEENRKRLMRVFLQYNQNRESVIHQLKRVSKPSRRIYVSAAKIPYVFGNMGISILSTSQGVMDGSTARMKNVGGELLCLVW; encoded by the coding sequence ATGGGCATGACAAGTGATACTATAGCAGATATGTTAACGCGTATTCGAAACGCTCTAAGGGCGGAACATGTGTATGTGGATTTAGAACACAGTAAAATGCGCGAAGCTATTATAAAAATTCTTAAGAGCAAGGGATTTATTGCCCATTATTTAGTCAAAGAAGAAAACCGTAAACGCTTAATGAGGGTTTTCTTGCAGTATAATCAAAACCGAGAATCTGTAATCCACCAACTTAAGCGTGTTTCTAAGCCTTCTAGAAGAATATATGTTTCTGCGGCGAAGATTCCCTATGTGTTTGGGAATATGGGTATCTCTATTCTTTCTACCTCCCAAGGAGTCATGGATGGCTCTACAGCGAGAATGAAAAACGTTGGTGGAGAATTGCTTTGTTTAGTTTGGTAA
- the rplO gene encoding 50S ribosomal protein L15 translates to MIKLESLRDPSPRRRKTKLLGRGPSSGHGKTSGRGHKGDGSRSGYKRRFGYEGGGVPLYRRAPTRGFSHARFDKCVEEVTTSRLQLVFQEGEEITLEALKDRKVISKDAVRVKVILKGELTKAFLWKDSAVVLSQGVQRVLSAA, encoded by the coding sequence ATGATTAAACTTGAGTCTTTAAGAGATCCTTCACCACGTAGAAGAAAAACAAAGTTATTAGGTCGAGGGCCTTCTTCTGGCCATGGGAAAACGAGTGGTCGAGGGCATAAAGGAGATGGAAGCCGTTCGGGATATAAGCGCCGCTTTGGTTATGAAGGAGGCGGGGTTCCTCTTTATAGAAGGGCTCCTACAAGAGGATTTTCCCATGCACGCTTTGATAAGTGCGTGGAGGAAGTAACTACTTCGCGCTTGCAGTTAGTTTTTCAGGAAGGAGAAGAAATTACTCTGGAAGCTTTGAAAGATCGAAAAGTAATTAGCAAGGACGCAGTGCGTGTAAAGGTTATTCTTAAGGGAGAACTAACAAAAGCATTTTTATGGAAAGACTCTGCAGTTGTATTGTCTCAGGGTGTTCAGAGGGTCTTAAGCGCTGCTTAA
- the rplF gene encoding 50S ribosomal protein L6: protein MSRKAREPIALPQGVEVSIQNNEIIVKGPKGSLTQKLVDAVDIVLQDKSILVKAAPHVLDKPSCMQGLYWALIANMVRGVHQGFEKRLEMIGVGFRAAVQGSVLDLSIGVSHPVKIPIPESLQVAVEKNVLISVKGIDKQLVGEFAAGIRAKRPPEPYKGKGIRYENEYIRRKAGKAAKTSKK from the coding sequence ATGTCTCGTAAGGCTCGAGAACCTATTGCGCTCCCTCAAGGAGTCGAGGTTTCCATTCAAAATAATGAAATTATTGTCAAAGGTCCTAAAGGTTCTTTAACACAAAAATTGGTTGATGCGGTGGATATTGTCTTGCAAGATAAATCCATCCTTGTCAAGGCTGCTCCTCATGTTCTTGATAAACCTAGCTGTATGCAAGGTTTATATTGGGCGCTCATTGCTAATATGGTTCGAGGAGTTCACCAAGGCTTTGAAAAGCGTCTAGAAATGATTGGGGTTGGTTTTAGAGCTGCAGTACAAGGGTCTGTTTTAGATCTTTCTATTGGGGTATCTCACCCTGTAAAAATCCCTATACCGGAGTCTTTGCAAGTAGCTGTAGAGAAAAATGTGTTAATTTCTGTGAAAGGTATTGATAAGCAGTTGGTCGGAGAATTTGCTGCTGGAATTCGTGCTAAACGGCCTCCAGAACCCTATAAGGGTAAAGGCATCCGCTATGAAAATGAATATATTCGTCGAAAAGCTGGGAAAGCAGCAAAGACAAGCAAAAAGTAA
- the rpsM gene encoding 30S ribosomal protein S13, with translation MPRIIGIDIPAKKKLKISLTYIYGIGPALSKEIIERLNLDPEARTSELTEEEVGRLNALLQSEYVVEGDLRRRVQSDIKRLIAIHAYRGQRHRLSLPVRGQRTKTNSRTRKGKRKTVAGKKK, from the coding sequence ATGCCACGCATCATTGGAATTGATATTCCTGCGAAGAAAAAGTTGAAAATAAGTCTTACATATATTTACGGAATAGGGCCAGCTCTTTCCAAGGAAATTATTGAAAGGTTGAATTTGGATCCTGAAGCTAGGACGTCAGAGCTCACTGAAGAAGAAGTTGGAAGATTGAATGCTCTTTTACAATCTGAATATGTTGTTGAGGGTGATCTACGTCGAAGAGTTCAATCTGATATTAAAAGGTTAATAGCTATTCATGCGTATCGAGGCCAAAGACATAGACTTTCTTTGCCTGTACGAGGGCAGCGAACAAAGACAAATTCACGCACCCGCAAAGGGAAGCGTAAAACAGTCGCTGGTAAGAAGAAATAA
- the gap gene encoding type I glyceraldehyde-3-phosphate dehydrogenase: MNVVINGFGRIGRLVLRQILKRNSNLQVLAVNDLVPGDALAYLFKYDSTHGRFSSEVSYEDGCLISGKQKIRFLAERDVQKLPWKELGVDVVVESTGLFTKKEDAAKHLESGTKRVLISAPAKGDVPTFVMGVNHHAYNPATDLIISNASCTTNCLAPIAKVLLDNFGIEEGLMTTVHAATATQPVVDGPSKKDWRGGRSALQNIIPASTGAAKAVALCLPELKNKLTGMAFRVPVADVSVVDLTVRLAKSTTYEEICSAMKHSSETNLKGILGYTDEEVVSSDYIGSEFSSIFDSLAGIALNDRFFKLVSWYDNEIGYATRIVDLLEYVAQNSK, encoded by the coding sequence ATGAATGTTGTAATTAATGGCTTTGGGCGCATTGGGCGATTAGTCTTAAGACAAATTTTGAAAAGAAATTCTAATCTTCAAGTCCTAGCTGTTAATGACCTTGTCCCAGGCGATGCTTTGGCGTACTTATTTAAGTACGATTCTACTCACGGAAGATTTTCTAGTGAGGTTTCTTATGAGGATGGTTGCTTAATTTCTGGGAAACAGAAAATTCGTTTTTTAGCAGAGCGTGATGTTCAAAAGCTCCCTTGGAAAGAGCTCGGTGTAGATGTTGTAGTAGAAAGTACGGGATTATTCACGAAGAAAGAAGACGCTGCAAAACATCTAGAAAGCGGAACAAAGCGTGTGCTTATTTCTGCTCCAGCAAAGGGAGATGTCCCTACATTTGTCATGGGGGTAAACCATCATGCATATAATCCAGCTACAGATCTAATTATTTCTAATGCTTCTTGCACAACAAACTGCCTAGCTCCAATAGCTAAAGTACTGTTAGATAACTTTGGTATAGAAGAAGGATTAATGACGACAGTTCATGCAGCTACAGCGACTCAGCCTGTAGTTGATGGTCCTTCGAAAAAAGATTGGCGAGGTGGTCGTAGCGCTTTGCAAAATATTATTCCTGCATCTACGGGGGCTGCAAAGGCTGTTGCTCTTTGTCTTCCTGAATTAAAGAATAAACTCACAGGAATGGCCTTTCGGGTTCCTGTTGCTGACGTTTCTGTTGTAGATCTTACCGTGAGGTTAGCAAAGTCTACAACATATGAGGAAATTTGTAGTGCGATGAAACATTCTTCAGAGACTAACTTAAAAGGGATTTTAGGTTACACAGATGAAGAGGTTGTTTCTTCCGATTATATTGGCTCTGAATTTTCTTCTATCTTTGATTCTCTTGCGGGAATTGCCTTGAATGATCGTTTCTTCAAGTTGGTTTCTTGGTACGATAATGAAATAGGATATGCAACGCGCATTGTAGATTTATTAGAGTATGTAGCGCAAAACTCTAAATAA
- the rplQ gene encoding 50S ribosomal protein L17 translates to MQHARKKFRVGRTSSHNRCMLANMLKSLIHLERVETTLPKAKELRRHADKMITLAKKNTLAARRLAIGRLMVRYNKLSPKEARQAKEGNTSCYNVDRVVIKKLFEELGTRFVERQGGYTRILKLQNRVGDNAQKCIIEFLAN, encoded by the coding sequence ATGCAGCATGCTAGAAAAAAATTTCGAGTTGGACGGACTTCTTCTCATAATCGTTGTATGTTGGCTAACATGTTGAAGTCCCTCATTCATCTGGAAAGAGTAGAAACTACACTTCCAAAAGCTAAGGAATTGCGTCGTCATGCAGATAAGATGATTACCTTGGCTAAGAAAAACACCTTGGCCGCGAGACGGTTGGCTATTGGTAGATTGATGGTTCGCTACAATAAGTTGTCTCCGAAAGAGGCGCGTCAAGCAAAGGAAGGCAACACTTCTTGTTATAATGTTGATCGTGTAGTGATTAAAAAATTATTCGAAGAGTTAGGAACTCGTTTTGTAGAAAGACAGGGTGGTTATACACGCATTTTGAAACTACAAAATAGGGTTGGTGATAATGCTCAAAAGTGTATTATAGAATTTTTAGCTAACTAG
- the rplR gene encoding 50S ribosomal protein L18, which translates to MESSLFQKSLKKTRRALRVRKALKGSSLKPRLSVVKTNKHIYVQLIDDSIGRTLASVSTVSKVCKSEGFTRKNQECAKVLGSKIAKLGKDLQVERVVFDRGSFKYHGIVAMVADGAREGGLQF; encoded by the coding sequence ATGGAAAGTTCGTTATTCCAAAAATCTTTGAAGAAAACGCGAAGAGCTTTGAGAGTGCGTAAGGCCCTAAAAGGCTCATCTTTGAAACCTCGTTTGTCTGTTGTAAAAACAAACAAGCATATTTATGTGCAGCTCATAGATGATTCTATTGGAAGGACTTTGGCTTCAGTTTCTACTGTGTCTAAAGTATGTAAGAGTGAAGGCTTCACACGTAAGAATCAGGAATGTGCTAAGGTTTTGGGTAGTAAAATTGCCAAGCTAGGCAAAGACCTTCAAGTAGAACGCGTTGTGTTTGATCGAGGTTCCTTCAAGTATCATGGCATTGTTGCTATGGTGGCAGATGGAGCTAGAGAGGGTGGATTACAGTTTTAA
- the rpsK gene encoding 30S ribosomal protein S11 yields the protein MVKNQAQAKKSIKRKQSKNVPSGVVHVKATFNNTIVSITDPAGNVISWASAGKVGYSGSRKSSAFAATVAAQDAAKIAMNFGLKEVEVSLKGTGAGRESAVRALISSGLIVSVIRDETPVPHNGCRPRKRRRV from the coding sequence TTGGTTAAAAATCAAGCTCAAGCGAAAAAAAGCATAAAAAGAAAACAGTCTAAAAATGTTCCCTCGGGTGTAGTCCACGTTAAGGCGACTTTTAATAATACGATTGTATCTATCACAGATCCTGCAGGAAATGTAATTTCGTGGGCTTCTGCTGGGAAGGTGGGCTATTCAGGTTCTCGTAAGTCGTCTGCATTTGCAGCAACAGTTGCTGCACAGGATGCTGCTAAGATTGCAATGAACTTTGGTTTAAAGGAAGTTGAAGTTAGCTTAAAAGGTACCGGTGCAGGTAGGGAGTCCGCTGTTCGAGCTTTGATTTCTTCTGGTTTAATTGTTTCTGTTATCCGTGATGAAACTCCTGTTCCTCATAATGGGTGTCGTCCAAGAAAAAGGCGCAGGGTATAG
- the ndk gene encoding nucleoside-diphosphate kinase produces MEQTLSIIKPDSVSKKHIGEILTVFESAGLRIAAMKMLQMSTAVAEGFYAVHRERPFFQELVEFMISGPVVVMVLEGENAVVRNRELMGATNPQEASPETIRARFGESIGINAVHGSDSKENAAIEIAYFFARTEIVNAAQ; encoded by the coding sequence ATGGAACAAACATTATCAATTATCAAGCCGGATTCTGTAAGCAAGAAACACATAGGAGAAATCCTTACAGTATTTGAAAGCGCAGGGTTACGTATTGCTGCTATGAAAATGCTGCAGATGTCTACAGCTGTTGCTGAGGGGTTTTATGCTGTGCATAGAGAGCGCCCTTTTTTCCAGGAGCTTGTAGAGTTTATGATCTCAGGCCCTGTTGTAGTGATGGTTCTGGAAGGAGAAAACGCTGTTGTGCGTAACAGAGAGCTTATGGGAGCAACAAATCCCCAAGAAGCTTCTCCAGAGACTATCCGCGCAAGATTTGGGGAATCTATTGGGATCAATGCTGTTCACGGCTCGGATAGCAAAGAAAATGCCGCTATAGAAATCGCTTATTTCTTCGCACGTACGGAGATTGTCAACGCAGCGCAATAA
- the rpsE gene encoding 30S ribosomal protein S5, with translation MTLSKNSHKEDQLEEKVLVVNRCSKVVKGGRKFSFSALILVGDGKGRLGYGFAKANELTDAIRKGGEAARKNLIEILALENGSIPHEVLVHHDGAQLLLKPAKPGTGIVAGSRIRLILEMAGVKDIVAKSLGSNNPMNQVKAAFKALTELSVRKEVLRRRRAATHD, from the coding sequence ATGACGTTATCAAAGAATTCTCATAAAGAAGATCAGCTCGAAGAGAAGGTCCTAGTTGTTAATCGCTGCTCTAAAGTGGTAAAAGGCGGAAGGAAATTTAGTTTTTCTGCTTTGATTTTAGTGGGAGATGGAAAGGGGCGCCTGGGATACGGTTTTGCTAAAGCGAACGAACTTACAGATGCTATCCGTAAGGGTGGTGAGGCTGCAAGAAAAAATTTAATAGAGATACTTGCTTTAGAAAATGGCTCTATCCCTCATGAAGTTCTTGTGCATCATGATGGAGCTCAATTGTTGCTAAAGCCTGCAAAGCCAGGAACGGGAATTGTTGCTGGTTCTCGCATTCGTTTGATTTTAGAGATGGCTGGGGTAAAAGATATTGTTGCTAAAAGTTTGGGATCGAACAACCCAATGAATCAAGTAAAAGCTGCATTTAAAGCTCTTACAGAACTTTCTGTTCGAAAAGAAGTATTGAGAAGAAGGAGAGCCGCAACACATGATTAA
- the secY gene encoding preprotein translocase subunit SecY, translating into MTTLKQIFSISELRQKLFYTFALLAACRVGVFIPVPGINGERAVAYFKQLLGSSQNLFQLADIFSGGAFAQMTVIALGVVPYISASIIVQLLLVFMPSLQRELRESPDQGKRRIGRLTRMFTVGLAIVQSLLFAKFALRMNLTIPGIVLPILVSPQIFGVPLLFYMTTVIVMTTGTLLLMWIGEQISDKGIGNGISLIIALGILASFPSVLGSIVNKLHLGSQDPSDLGLVSILLLCAVFVFVLIATILIIEGVRKIPVQYARRVIGRREVPGGGSYLPLKVNYAGVIPVIFASSLLMFPATIGQFMSSESSWIKRVASMLSPGSWVYSLLYVFLIIFFTYFWTATQFHPEQIASEMKKNNAFIPGIRQGKATQGYLEYTMNRVTLLGAVFLAVIAILPSILGRVLHVDSNVSYFLGGTAMLIIVGVILDTMKQVDAFLLMRRYDGFLKTDRSKGRH; encoded by the coding sequence ATGACAACACTAAAACAAATTTTTTCGATTTCTGAATTGCGGCAGAAGCTTTTTTATACTTTTGCTTTGCTTGCAGCTTGTAGGGTAGGGGTATTTATCCCTGTCCCGGGAATTAATGGAGAGCGTGCGGTTGCATATTTTAAGCAACTTTTAGGTTCTAGTCAGAATTTATTTCAATTAGCCGACATATTTTCTGGCGGTGCTTTTGCTCAAATGACAGTTATCGCTCTTGGTGTTGTTCCCTACATCTCAGCCTCTATTATTGTCCAATTGCTTCTTGTATTCATGCCTTCCCTGCAAAGAGAACTTCGAGAGTCCCCTGATCAAGGAAAGCGAAGGATTGGACGACTTACTCGTATGTTTACTGTAGGGTTGGCTATAGTTCAGTCCCTCTTGTTCGCAAAGTTCGCTTTGAGAATGAATTTAACCATTCCTGGGATTGTTTTGCCTATATTGGTCTCTCCGCAAATTTTTGGAGTGCCTCTACTTTTCTATATGACAACAGTAATTGTGATGACTACGGGAACACTTTTGCTAATGTGGATAGGAGAACAAATTTCTGATAAGGGTATAGGCAACGGGATTAGCTTGATTATTGCTTTGGGGATTTTAGCTTCATTCCCCTCTGTGCTAGGCTCTATTGTTAATAAGTTGCACTTAGGATCTCAGGATCCCTCAGACTTAGGATTGGTTTCTATTCTTTTGCTCTGTGCGGTCTTTGTTTTTGTCCTGATCGCAACGATTTTGATTATCGAAGGAGTGAGAAAAATCCCTGTACAATATGCCCGTAGGGTGATTGGAAGAAGGGAAGTCCCTGGAGGAGGATCGTATCTTCCTTTGAAAGTAAATTATGCCGGAGTGATCCCTGTAATCTTTGCCTCATCATTGTTGATGTTCCCCGCGACTATTGGGCAATTTATGTCCTCAGAGTCCTCGTGGATAAAACGAGTTGCAAGTATGTTATCTCCAGGGAGTTGGGTATATTCGTTATTATATGTTTTCTTGATCATATTCTTTACCTACTTCTGGACTGCAACGCAATTTCATCCTGAACAGATTGCCTCTGAAATGAAAAAGAATAATGCGTTTATTCCTGGAATACGCCAGGGGAAGGCTACGCAGGGCTATTTGGAATATACAATGAACCGCGTAACTCTATTAGGGGCTGTATTTTTAGCTGTTATAGCTATCCTTCCTTCAATTTTGGGCCGCGTATTGCATGTAGATTCCAACGTAAGTTATTTTCTTGGTGGCACTGCTATGCTGATTATTGTTGGGGTAATTTTAGATACAATGAAGCAAGTTGATGCCTTCTTGCTTATGCGGCGTTATGATGGGTTTTTGAAAACCGATCGTTCTAAAGGAAGGCATTGA
- the ruvA gene encoding Holliday junction branch migration protein RuvA: MYDYIRGILICVRSGVVTLECQGVGYSIFVTERWGCDLIAASQKEVLIYTHAVLKETEHTLYGFCSREERDCFRMLISFSGIGPKFANAILNSLPIKQLCCAVHNEDVKALSSIPGIGKKTAEKLMLDLKQKLPSVLPLGGGETSPWQPLELSHREDGVQALVGLGYSKVMAEHMIAEALKELPKGASLTEVLPIALKKSLQNSNKS; this comes from the coding sequence ATGTATGACTATATTCGTGGGATTCTTATTTGTGTACGCTCCGGAGTCGTTACTTTAGAATGTCAGGGAGTGGGCTATAGCATTTTTGTTACGGAAAGATGGGGATGCGATTTGATAGCGGCTTCTCAGAAGGAAGTTCTGATCTATACCCATGCTGTCCTTAAAGAAACAGAACATACGCTGTATGGTTTTTGTTCTCGGGAGGAGCGCGATTGCTTTCGTATGCTGATTTCGTTTTCTGGGATAGGCCCCAAGTTTGCCAATGCCATTTTAAACTCCCTCCCTATAAAGCAGTTATGCTGCGCAGTTCATAATGAGGATGTCAAAGCACTCTCTTCTATCCCAGGAATCGGGAAGAAAACAGCAGAAAAGCTAATGTTGGATTTAAAACAGAAGCTTCCGAGTGTATTGCCTTTAGGCGGGGGGGAGACAAGCCCCTGGCAGCCTTTAGAGCTTTCACATAGGGAAGATGGCGTCCAGGCTCTCGTAGGGTTAGGATATAGTAAAGTTATGGCAGAGCATATGATAGCAGAAGCTCTGAAGGAGCTCCCAAAGGGAGCTTCTTTAACGGAAGTGCTTCCGATAGCTTTAAAAAAGAGCTTGCAAAACTCGAACAAGAGCTAG